From Entelurus aequoreus isolate RoL-2023_Sb linkage group LG22, RoL_Eaeq_v1.1, whole genome shotgun sequence, one genomic window encodes:
- the LOC133639819 gene encoding DNA polymerase delta subunit 4-like — protein sequence MTTKSGLITDSFKVVKKERKVTKKDKGPIAPSSQDTVTETCQHEEQQKLQQFDLDWRFGPSTGISRLQRWERAKLHGLDPPEEIRDLLLQNQTDPEYNLSLWREYPL from the exons ATGACGACCAAGAGTGGCCTTATAACTGACTCATTTAAAGTcgtgaagaaagaaagaaaagtgaCAAAAAAAGATAAGGGACCCATTGCTCCTTCATCACAGG ACACTGTGACTGAAACATGCCAACATGAAGAGCAACAGAAACTACAACAGTTTGACCTTGACTGGAGATTCGGGCCCAGTACAG GGATCAGCAGGCTGCAGAGATGGGAGAGGGCAAAGCTGCATGGTTTGGATCCACCTGAGGAGATCCGGGACTTGCTTCTACAAAACCAAACTGATCCAGAGTACAATCTAAG TTTATGGCGTGAATATCCCTTGTGA